A portion of the Pseudomonas protegens CHA0 genome contains these proteins:
- a CDS encoding gluconate:H+ symporter: MDVSTAAWMVHDTRLIICCLVAIASIIVLISATKLPPFLSILIGTFIAGVGAGLPPEEVAKAFSKGAGAILGEAGIIIALGSMLGALMAESGAADRIASTLLGLGKGKSLPWVMALVAMVIGLPLFFEVGLVMMVPIIFVMARRSGLPLLKIAIPALAGMTTLHALMPPHPGPLIAVSALHADLGLTMLLGLCLAVPAVILAGPLYGNWLSKRLQVSEPAELGALFSAAPKAPRQPGFGVSLLIIVLPVLLMLGSTLAKVAMSPENTLALTLKFLGEPLIALGLAVIAAVICLGWANGMARDQVGNTLRKSLAPIAVLLLTIGAGGGLKQTLLDAGVSQTISKVAEGAHLPYILLAWLIAVALRQATGSATVATTTTAGILAPMMAGLAATQSSLVALAIGAGSVFFCHVNDAGFWMVREYFGLQLKQTLWVWSVLQTIVSVVGLVGTLLLWHWLQ; encoded by the coding sequence TTGGATGTATCGACTGCCGCCTGGATGGTCCACGACACCCGCCTGATCATCTGCTGCCTGGTGGCCATCGCCAGCATCATTGTGCTGATCAGCGCCACCAAACTGCCGCCGTTCCTGTCGATCCTGATCGGCACCTTCATTGCCGGGGTGGGCGCAGGCCTGCCACCGGAGGAAGTGGCCAAGGCCTTCAGCAAGGGCGCCGGGGCGATTCTCGGCGAGGCCGGGATCATCATTGCCCTGGGCTCGATGCTCGGCGCATTGATGGCCGAGTCCGGCGCCGCCGACCGCATCGCCTCGACCTTGCTGGGCCTGGGCAAGGGCAAGTCGCTGCCCTGGGTCATGGCCCTGGTGGCGATGGTCATCGGCCTGCCGCTGTTCTTCGAAGTGGGGCTGGTGATGATGGTGCCGATCATTTTCGTCATGGCCCGCCGCTCGGGCCTGCCGCTGCTGAAAATCGCCATTCCGGCCCTGGCCGGGATGACCACCCTGCACGCGCTGATGCCCCCGCACCCGGGCCCGCTGATTGCCGTCAGCGCCCTGCACGCCGACCTCGGCCTGACCATGCTGCTGGGCTTGTGCCTGGCCGTGCCGGCGGTGATCCTGGCCGGCCCGCTGTATGGCAACTGGTTGTCCAAGCGCCTGCAGGTCAGCGAACCGGCGGAGCTCGGCGCGCTGTTCAGTGCTGCGCCCAAGGCCCCGCGCCAGCCGGGCTTCGGCGTGTCGCTGCTGATCATTGTGCTGCCGGTGCTGCTGATGCTCGGCAGCACCCTGGCCAAGGTCGCCATGAGCCCGGAGAACACCCTGGCCCTGACCCTGAAGTTTCTCGGCGAACCCCTGATCGCCCTGGGCCTGGCGGTGATCGCCGCGGTGATCTGCCTGGGCTGGGCCAACGGCATGGCCCGGGACCAGGTCGGCAACACCCTGCGCAAAAGCCTGGCACCGATTGCCGTGCTGCTGCTGACCATTGGCGCCGGCGGCGGGCTCAAACAGACGCTGCTGGATGCCGGGGTCAGCCAGACCATCAGCAAGGTGGCCGAAGGCGCGCACCTGCCGTATATCCTCCTGGCGTGGCTGATCGCCGTGGCCCTGCGCCAGGCCACCGGCTCGGCTACCGTGGCCACCACCACGACCGCCGGCATCCTGGCGCCGATGATGGCCGGTCTGGCCGCCACCCAAAGCTCCCTGGTGGCGCTGGCCATCGGCGCCGGCTCGGTGTTCTTCTGCCACGTGAACGACGCCGGGTTCTGGATGGTGCGCGAGTATTTCGGCCTGCAACTCAAGCAGACACTCTGGGTCTGGTCGGTGCTGCAGACCATTGTTTCCGTGGTCGGGCTGGTGGGGACGCTGCTGCTCTGGCACTGGTTGCAATAA
- a CDS encoding lysozyme inhibitor LprI family protein — translation MPYQPWIFGLVIAVIAGAAGWAPAQAAALDCEHISVSEQVDRCAQQDKERADAALNQSYQALLVRVHNLYPSSLLQEQEYLGKLKNAQRAWIKYRDSTCVLEAFEVEPGKPAHVTLINLCVTRLSTERTRYLEQLLPE, via the coding sequence ATGCCTTATCAGCCCTGGATCTTTGGCCTCGTCATCGCCGTAATTGCAGGCGCCGCTGGTTGGGCGCCTGCCCAGGCCGCAGCGCTGGATTGCGAGCACATCAGCGTCAGCGAACAGGTCGACCGCTGCGCCCAGCAGGACAAGGAGCGGGCCGACGCCGCACTCAACCAGAGCTATCAGGCGCTGCTGGTCCGGGTGCACAACCTGTACCCCAGCAGCCTGCTGCAAGAACAGGAATACCTCGGCAAATTGAAGAACGCCCAACGCGCCTGGATCAAATACCGCGACAGCACCTGCGTGCTGGAGGCCTTCGAAGTGGAACCGGGCAAGCCGGCCCATGTGACCCTGATCAACCTCTGCGTGACCCGCCTGAGCACCGAACGCACCCGCTATCTGGAACAACTGCTGCCCGAATGA